One window from the genome of Bacillus mesophilus encodes:
- a CDS encoding NUDIX hydrolase, protein MQRVTNCVLLKGDQILLLQKPSRGWWVAPGGKMELGESVRDTVTREFREETGVFLKNPAIKGVFTITIQDQDQIVSEWMMFTFLATEYDGENVDESEEGKLAWHHIDDVPSLPMAPGDYHIIDYVAKAAGTIYGTFTYTPDFELLAYRLDPS, encoded by the coding sequence ATGCAAAGAGTAACGAATTGTGTGTTACTAAAGGGTGATCAAATCCTTTTGTTACAAAAGCCAAGTCGGGGCTGGTGGGTAGCTCCGGGTGGAAAGATGGAACTAGGAGAATCTGTACGAGATACAGTTACTCGAGAGTTTCGTGAAGAGACAGGAGTTTTTTTGAAAAATCCAGCCATTAAAGGTGTTTTTACGATAACGATTCAAGATCAAGATCAAATCGTATCAGAGTGGATGATGTTTACATTTCTTGCAACAGAATATGATGGTGAGAATGTCGATGAATCCGAAGAAGGGAAGCTTGCTTGGCATCATATTGATGATGTGCCTTCTTTACCAATGGCGCCTGGTGACTACCATATCATTGATTATGTAGCAAAAGCGGCAGGCACGATTTATGGAACATTTACATATACGCCAGATTTTGAGTTATTAGCCTATCGTTTAGATCCAAGCTAG
- the trxB gene encoding thioredoxin-disulfide reductase, which produces MSEEKIYDVIIVGAGPAGMTAAVYTSRANLSTLMLERGVPGGQMANTEEVENYPGFDHILGPELSTKMFDHAKKFGAEYAYGDIKEVIDGKEYKTVIAGKKEYKARAVIVTTGAEYKKIGVPGEKELGGRGVSYCAVCDGAFFKGKELVVVGGGDSAVEEGVYLTRFASKVTIVHRRDSLRAQKILQDRAFNNEKIDFIWNHTVKEINDKEGKVGSVTLVSTENGEEQNFTADGVFIYIGMVPLSKPFENLGITNDMGYIETNDRMETKVEGIFAAGDVREKTLRQIVTATGDGSIAAQSAQHYVEELLEELKQQVTE; this is translated from the coding sequence ATGTCTGAAGAAAAGATTTATGATGTGATCATTGTGGGAGCGGGTCCTGCTGGGATGACAGCAGCTGTGTATACATCACGTGCGAATTTAAGTACGTTAATGCTTGAACGCGGAGTACCTGGTGGTCAAATGGCGAATACAGAAGAAGTAGAGAACTATCCAGGTTTTGATCATATATTAGGTCCTGAACTTTCAACAAAAATGTTTGATCATGCTAAAAAATTTGGTGCAGAGTATGCATATGGCGACATTAAAGAAGTCATTGATGGAAAAGAATATAAGACAGTTATTGCTGGTAAAAAAGAATATAAGGCGAGAGCGGTCATTGTAACAACAGGTGCAGAATACAAAAAGATCGGAGTGCCTGGAGAAAAAGAACTAGGTGGACGTGGAGTATCGTATTGTGCCGTTTGTGACGGAGCATTCTTTAAAGGAAAAGAGCTAGTAGTAGTTGGTGGCGGAGATTCTGCCGTTGAAGAAGGCGTATATTTAACACGCTTTGCTTCAAAGGTTACAATCGTTCACCGTCGTGATTCACTACGTGCTCAAAAAATCCTTCAGGACCGTGCTTTCAACAACGAAAAAATTGATTTTATTTGGAATCACACGGTTAAAGAAATCAATGATAAAGAAGGTAAAGTTGGAAGTGTAACATTAGTGAGTACTGAAAATGGTGAAGAGCAAAACTTCACCGCTGATGGAGTATTTATCTATATTGGGATGGTTCCACTGTCAAAACCTTTTGAAAACCTAGGCATTACCAATGACATGGGTTACATTGAAACAAACGATCGAATGGAAACAAAGGTCGAGGGAATATTTGCAGCTGGTGACGTTCGTGAAAAGACACTTCGTCAAATTGTTACAGCTACAGGTGACGGAAGTATCGCAGCACAAAGTGCACAGCACTATGTGGAGGAGCTATTAGAAGAACTTAAGCAACAAGTAACTGAATAG
- a CDS encoding tetratricopeptide repeat protein, translated as MSKQIEATREKAVVIPFHLDGDYFYKKGLRAYRNRDFERSIQLLKRAHELEPEEPIILCQLAAVLSEIGEYQTSTEYLRIVINELDPEMVECYYFIANNFAHLGLFQEAKRNALKYMELSPDGEFIEDTEDLLEVLSLDSDEEEDEDDIIFLQDHARDLMEKGQFQEAIEILHELIDGHPQFWSAYNNLALSQFYMGKTDEALKTIEDVLVKNPGNLHAMCNKVVIHFYLRNDEVVNNLIDHLKVVHPMLMEHRYKLGATFGMVGRFDLSLQWLLSLKKAGYDGDATYYYWLTHAAYHMKHEQVAQYSWKKVLILSPDKRGSAPWEQAKPLEEKSHSELLSYYLHSKEQNKVISVKTSQYEKGLLVADLLYTRYQDDRSNLPTILAHWFHLLPMLSEKKLNNASALAAAVEFLFLEQIGKATTQAAVSRIYNISAATARKYISLLNAYRK; from the coding sequence ATGAGTAAACAGATTGAAGCAACTAGGGAGAAAGCAGTGGTTATTCCCTTCCACTTAGATGGAGATTATTTTTATAAGAAGGGCTTAAGAGCTTACCGGAATAGAGATTTTGAACGTTCGATACAGCTATTAAAACGTGCCCATGAGCTTGAGCCAGAAGAGCCAATTATTCTATGTCAGCTTGCAGCTGTTTTATCTGAAATTGGTGAATATCAAACATCGACTGAATACTTACGAATTGTTATAAATGAATTAGATCCAGAGATGGTAGAATGCTATTATTTCATCGCGAATAATTTCGCTCATCTTGGCTTATTTCAAGAAGCAAAGCGTAACGCTTTAAAATATATGGAGCTTTCACCAGATGGTGAATTTATAGAAGATACTGAAGATCTATTAGAGGTATTGTCACTTGATAGTGATGAAGAGGAAGATGAGGATGACATCATTTTTTTACAGGATCATGCTCGCGACCTTATGGAAAAAGGACAATTTCAAGAAGCGATTGAAATTCTTCATGAGCTCATTGATGGTCATCCGCAATTTTGGTCTGCTTATAACAATCTAGCACTTTCTCAATTTTATATGGGAAAAACGGATGAAGCACTGAAAACTATTGAGGATGTACTTGTAAAGAATCCAGGTAATCTTCATGCAATGTGTAATAAGGTTGTTATTCATTTCTATTTGCGAAACGATGAGGTCGTCAATAACCTTATTGATCATCTAAAAGTTGTTCATCCTATGTTGATGGAGCATCGTTATAAGCTAGGAGCTACTTTTGGGATGGTCGGTCGCTTTGATTTATCTCTGCAATGGTTACTTTCGTTAAAGAAGGCTGGTTATGATGGAGATGCGACTTATTATTATTGGTTAACTCATGCGGCGTACCATATGAAGCATGAACAAGTTGCTCAATATAGCTGGAAAAAAGTATTAATCCTTTCACCTGATAAAAGGGGTTCAGCACCTTGGGAACAGGCGAAACCACTTGAAGAGAAGAGTCATTCGGAGCTATTAAGCTATTACCTTCATTCAAAAGAACAAAACAAGGTAATCTCAGTAAAAACTTCACAGTATGAAAAGGGTTTACTAGTTGCTGATCTCTTATATACAAGATATCAAGACGATCGTAGTAATCTCCCGACTATACTAGCTCATTGGTTCCACCTGCTACCAATGCTATCAGAAAAGAAGTTGAATAACGCCTCAGCACTTGCTGCTGCTGTAGAATTTCTATTCCTAGAGCAAATTGGTAAAGCAACAACACAGGCTGCGGTTTCACGAATTTATAATATTTCGGCAGCAACTGCTAGAAAATATATATCGTTATTAAATGCTTATCGAAAATAG
- the hisIE gene encoding bifunctional phosphoribosyl-AMP cyclohydrolase/phosphoribosyl-ATP diphosphatase HisIE, producing MNIEQIKFDEKGLVPAIVQDAFSKEVLTLAYMNLESLQKSLDSGETWFYSRSRQELWHKGATSGHTQKIASMRYDCDQDAILVMVVPAGPACHTGAYSCFNEVLMGEKAEVATSDRFAIINELERVIAEREKERPEGAYTTYLFEKGVDKILKKVGEEAGEVIIAAKNRDHEELTWEVADLLYHLLVLLREQNLPIDAVLQALEQRHKK from the coding sequence ATGAATATAGAGCAAATTAAATTTGACGAAAAAGGATTAGTTCCTGCGATTGTTCAAGATGCCTTTAGTAAAGAAGTGCTAACATTAGCTTATATGAATCTAGAGTCTCTCCAAAAATCTCTAGATAGCGGGGAAACTTGGTTTTATAGCCGTTCAAGACAAGAGCTATGGCATAAGGGAGCAACATCAGGTCACACACAAAAAATTGCTTCTATGAGATATGATTGTGATCAAGATGCTATTCTTGTCATGGTTGTCCCAGCCGGACCTGCCTGTCATACGGGTGCATACTCTTGCTTTAACGAAGTGTTAATGGGAGAGAAAGCTGAAGTAGCGACAAGCGACCGGTTTGCGATAATTAATGAATTAGAACGAGTGATTGCAGAGCGTGAAAAGGAACGTCCAGAAGGTGCTTATACGACGTACCTATTTGAAAAGGGTGTAGACAAGATCCTTAAGAAGGTCGGCGAAGAAGCGGGAGAAGTGATCATTGCTGCGAAAAATCGAGATCACGAGGAACTTACCTGGGAAGTGGCCGATCTCCTCTATCACCTACTTGTTCTTCTGCGTGAACAAAACTTGCCGATTGATGCTGTTTTACAAGCATTAGAGCAAAGACATAAAAAATAA
- the hisF gene encoding imidazole glycerol phosphate synthase subunit HisF yields MLAKRIIPCLDVKEGRVVKGIQFVELRDAGDPVELAKFYDEEGADELVFLDISASHEGRKTMVEVVEQVAAQLAIPFTVGGGINSLEDMKRILRAGADKVSVNTAALVNPELINEGADFFGSQCMVCAIDARYDEELGSWRVYTHGGRKPTEWEVVDWAKEAVKRGAGEILLTSMDKDGEKSGFNLALTKAVSSAVTVPVIASGGAGSAEHFEEAFNEGLADAALAASIFHYKETSVKEVKQYLREKGVAVR; encoded by the coding sequence ATGCTCGCTAAACGAATTATACCTTGCTTAGATGTAAAAGAAGGTCGTGTGGTTAAGGGCATTCAATTTGTTGAGCTTCGTGATGCTGGTGATCCCGTTGAACTTGCCAAATTTTATGATGAAGAAGGTGCAGATGAGCTAGTTTTTCTAGATATTTCTGCTTCTCATGAAGGTCGTAAAACGATGGTTGAGGTGGTTGAACAGGTTGCCGCTCAGCTAGCCATTCCATTTACAGTAGGTGGCGGAATTAACTCTCTAGAGGATATGAAGCGAATTTTGCGCGCTGGAGCAGATAAGGTTTCAGTTAATACGGCTGCACTAGTTAATCCAGAGCTCATCAATGAAGGAGCTGATTTTTTCGGTTCGCAGTGTATGGTTTGTGCGATTGATGCTCGCTATGATGAAGAGCTTGGGTCTTGGCGTGTCTACACTCATGGTGGTCGAAAGCCAACAGAGTGGGAGGTTGTCGACTGGGCGAAGGAAGCTGTTAAACGAGGCGCTGGAGAAATCCTGTTAACTAGTATGGATAAAGACGGTGAAAAATCTGGGTTTAATCTTGCTTTAACAAAAGCAGTCAGTTCGGCTGTTACCGTACCAGTCATCGCTTCTGGTGGAGCAGGGTCTGCCGAGCATTTTGAGGAAGCATTTAACGAAGGATTAGCAGATGCTGCGCTAGCCGCTTCTATTTTTCACTACAAAGAAACCTCAGTCAAGGAAGTAAAACAGTACTTACGTGAGAAGGGAGTGGCCGTTCGATGA
- the hisA gene encoding 1-(5-phosphoribosyl)-5-[(5-phosphoribosylamino)methylideneamino]imidazole-4-carboxamide isomerase, translating into MSIFTVYPAIDMRGGKCVRLIQGDYDKETVYGDSPFDMASLFSNQGASWIHMVDLDGAKVGKRVNDEYVLRVAKELPSKVQIGGGIRTAEDVAYYLENGVDRVILGSAAINNPEFVKEMLRTYGAKIAIGLDAKDGFVATEGWLETSSVKATDLALELVQHGAETFIFTDIATDGMLSGPNVEAVAELARLTGKNVIASGGVSSLGDLQTLKEFSTSGVGGAIVGKALYTNQFTVAEAIQEVENHAR; encoded by the coding sequence ATGAGTATATTTACAGTGTATCCTGCCATTGATATGCGTGGGGGCAAGTGTGTTCGTTTGATTCAGGGAGATTATGACAAAGAAACAGTTTATGGTGATTCACCATTTGATATGGCTTCTTTATTTTCAAATCAGGGTGCTAGCTGGATTCACATGGTGGATTTAGATGGTGCGAAGGTAGGAAAAAGAGTAAATGACGAGTATGTGCTACGAGTAGCAAAGGAGCTTCCTTCTAAGGTGCAAATTGGTGGAGGAATTCGTACGGCCGAGGATGTCGCGTATTATCTAGAAAATGGTGTCGATCGTGTTATTTTAGGTAGTGCTGCCATTAATAATCCTGAGTTTGTAAAAGAAATGCTTCGTACATATGGTGCTAAAATTGCGATTGGACTTGATGCAAAGGACGGCTTTGTTGCGACAGAAGGATGGCTCGAAACATCTTCTGTAAAGGCAACAGACTTAGCGCTTGAATTAGTACAGCACGGTGCAGAAACGTTCATTTTTACTGATATTGCAACAGATGGTATGCTTTCAGGACCAAATGTCGAGGCAGTAGCAGAGCTTGCTAGATTAACAGGAAAGAATGTCATTGCTTCTGGTGGAGTTAGTTCGCTAGGTGACTTACAAACATTAAAAGAGTTCAGTACATCAGGTGTTGGTGGTGCCATTGTTGGTAAGGCTCTATATACTAATCAATTTACGGTAGCTGAAGCGATACAAGAGGTGGAAAACCATGCTCGCTAA
- the hisH gene encoding imidazole glycerol phosphate synthase subunit HisH has product MIGIIDYGMGNLYSVSKALERLQYDYVLSSDIKELEKAKGLILPGVGSFKDAMGILNETGLTGFIKEQAASGKPLLGICLGMQLLFEESEENGLTKGLGLLDGRVTRFSGLTETGEKYKVPHMGWNSLDFNQDNPLLDQLEEGHVYFVHSYYVDTKDDVVLASSNYDVKVPAVVGKNNVLGTQFHPEKSGDLGVAMLKNYAAIVEKGGL; this is encoded by the coding sequence ATGATTGGCATTATCGATTATGGAATGGGGAATTTATACAGCGTTAGTAAAGCGCTGGAGCGTCTCCAATATGATTATGTACTCTCAAGTGATATAAAGGAACTTGAAAAGGCTAAAGGACTAATTCTACCTGGCGTTGGTTCATTTAAGGATGCAATGGGAATCTTGAATGAAACAGGCCTTACCGGTTTTATTAAGGAACAGGCTGCTAGTGGAAAGCCATTACTCGGAATTTGTCTTGGAATGCAGCTCTTATTCGAAGAAAGTGAAGAGAACGGACTGACGAAGGGATTAGGCTTGTTAGATGGACGTGTAACGAGGTTCTCTGGTTTGACAGAAACCGGAGAGAAGTATAAGGTGCCACATATGGGCTGGAATAGTCTCGATTTCAACCAAGATAATCCTTTATTAGATCAGCTTGAGGAAGGTCATGTGTACTTTGTACATTCCTATTATGTGGATACAAAAGATGATGTTGTTCTTGCAAGTAGCAACTATGATGTGAAGGTGCCAGCTGTTGTTGGGAAAAACAATGTCTTAGGTACTCAATTTCACCCAGAAAAAAGTGGTGACTTAGGTGTGGCTATGTTAAAAAATTATGCAGCAATTGTCGAGAAGGGAGGGCTTTAA
- the hisB gene encoding imidazoleglycerol-phosphate dehydratase HisB: MTQTRQAHIERNTNETQISLQFTIDGEGQSNLETGVPFMTHMLDLFTKHGQFNLTVDAKGDIEVDDHHTTEDIGICLGIALKEALGDKKGIKRYGNAFVPMDEALAQVVVDLSNRPHLEFRAEFPSQKVGTFDTELVHEFLWKLALEARMNLHVIVHYGQNTHHIIEAIFKALARALDEATTVDPRIKGVPSTKGML, from the coding sequence ATGACACAAACTCGTCAAGCTCATATCGAGCGAAATACTAATGAAACTCAAATATCTTTGCAATTCACTATAGATGGGGAAGGTCAATCTAATTTAGAGACCGGTGTTCCGTTTATGACTCATATGCTAGATTTATTTACAAAGCATGGTCAATTTAATCTTACTGTTGATGCAAAGGGTGATATTGAGGTAGATGATCACCATACAACAGAGGATATTGGTATCTGTTTAGGAATTGCTTTAAAGGAAGCACTTGGTGATAAGAAAGGTATTAAGCGTTATGGAAATGCTTTTGTCCCAATGGATGAGGCATTAGCTCAGGTGGTTGTAGATTTAAGCAATCGTCCACACTTAGAGTTCCGAGCAGAATTCCCTAGCCAAAAGGTAGGAACCTTTGATACAGAGCTAGTTCATGAATTTTTATGGAAGCTCGCACTTGAAGCCAGAATGAATCTTCACGTAATTGTTCATTATGGTCAAAATACGCATCATATTATCGAGGCAATTTTTAAGGCGCTAGCACGAGCATTAGACGAAGCAACAACGGTTGATCCACGAATTAAAGGAGTTCCATCCACGAAGGGAATGTTATAA
- the hisD gene encoding histidinol dehydrogenase translates to MEIVMNPNTASLKRDIDQGTDQQRLAVLDIITEVRKSGDAALFSFTEKFDKVALSSLKVTKEEIDQAYSELDQDILPVIREAAENIRDYHQRQKRESWITTQENGTILGQKITALDSVGVYVPGGLAAYPSSVLMNVTPALVAGVKRIVMVSPPQANGALPAGVIVAAHELGVEEIYKVGGAQAIAALAYGTESIEKVDKIVGPGNIYVALAKREVFGHVSIDMIAGPSEIVVLADETARAAEVAADLLSQAEHDERASSVLVTTSEKLAFEVKKEIYKQLETLPREKIARASIESYGAIYVTNTLDEAIELVNELAPEHLEVLTASPMDLLGNIRHAGAIFLGRYSSEPVGDYFAGPNHVLPTNGTARFSSPLNVDDFTKKSSIISYSEKAMQENGRKIAAFARLEGLEAHARAVEYRLED, encoded by the coding sequence ATGGAAATTGTAATGAACCCCAATACAGCGTCTTTAAAAAGGGATATTGATCAAGGAACGGATCAGCAGCGATTAGCTGTTTTAGATATTATTACTGAAGTACGAAAAAGTGGTGACGCAGCTCTATTTAGTTTCACGGAGAAATTTGATAAAGTAGCGCTTTCCTCTTTAAAGGTGACAAAAGAAGAAATTGACCAGGCCTATTCGGAGCTAGATCAAGATATATTACCTGTCATTCGCGAAGCCGCTGAAAATATCCGTGATTATCATCAGCGTCAGAAGCGGGAGTCATGGATTACCACACAGGAAAATGGCACGATTCTCGGTCAAAAGATTACTGCTCTAGATTCAGTTGGAGTATATGTGCCAGGTGGATTAGCTGCCTATCCGTCGTCGGTGTTAATGAATGTTACTCCTGCATTAGTGGCTGGAGTAAAAAGAATTGTTATGGTCTCACCACCTCAAGCGAATGGAGCCTTACCAGCAGGAGTGATCGTTGCTGCTCATGAGCTAGGTGTAGAAGAAATTTATAAAGTCGGTGGAGCTCAAGCTATTGCAGCACTTGCGTATGGTACGGAGAGCATTGAAAAAGTAGATAAGATTGTCGGACCTGGAAACATCTATGTCGCGTTGGCCAAACGTGAGGTATTTGGACATGTTTCGATTGATATGATTGCAGGCCCTAGTGAGATTGTTGTGTTAGCAGATGAAACGGCAAGAGCTGCTGAAGTTGCGGCTGATTTATTATCACAAGCAGAACATGATGAGAGAGCTTCAAGTGTACTTGTTACCACCTCTGAAAAACTAGCGTTTGAGGTGAAAAAGGAGATTTACAAGCAGCTAGAGACTCTTCCACGAGAAAAGATTGCTAGAGCTTCAATCGAAAGCTACGGAGCTATTTATGTGACGAATACGTTAGATGAAGCTATTGAGCTTGTGAATGAGCTAGCTCCAGAACACTTAGAAGTCTTAACAGCTAGCCCAATGGATTTGTTAGGAAACATTCGTCATGCAGGTGCGATTTTCCTAGGAAGATATAGCTCCGAACCAGTGGGAGATTATTTTGCTGGACCGAATCATGTTTTACCAACAAACGGGACTGCTAGATTTTCAAGTCCATTAAATGTGGATGACTTTACAAAAAAATCAAGCATCATTTCTTATAGTGAAAAGGCAATGCAAGAGAATGGACGGAAAATAGCTGCTTTTGCAAGATTAGAAGGACTAGAAGCACATGCGCGTGCAGTAGAATATCGACTGGAGGATTAA
- the hisG gene encoding ATP phosphoribosyltransferase: MSTFLTIAMPKGRIFEEAADLMRKAGYQLPEEFDDSRKLILDIEEANMRFILAKPMDVVTYVEHGVADIGIAGKDVMMEENRDVYEVLDLKISECYLAVAGLPTMEIRDVAPKVATKYPNVASSYFREQGEQVEIIKLNGSIELAPLIGLADRIVDIVSTGQTLKENGLVEMERIADITSRLIVNPVSYRVKDQVIDELVEKLSKVIG, translated from the coding sequence ATGAGTACTTTCCTAACGATTGCCATGCCAAAAGGACGTATTTTTGAAGAAGCCGCAGACTTGATGAGAAAGGCTGGCTACCAGCTACCAGAAGAATTTGATGATTCGAGAAAGCTTATCTTAGATATTGAAGAAGCTAACATGAGGTTTATTTTAGCAAAGCCGATGGATGTTGTTACTTATGTAGAACATGGTGTTGCTGATATTGGAATTGCGGGTAAAGACGTTATGATGGAAGAAAACCGCGATGTGTATGAGGTGCTAGACTTAAAAATTAGCGAATGTTACCTCGCTGTAGCGGGCTTACCTACTATGGAAATCCGAGATGTGGCACCTAAGGTTGCAACCAAGTATCCTAATGTAGCATCTAGTTATTTTAGAGAGCAAGGAGAACAGGTTGAAATCATTAAACTGAACGGTTCGATTGAGCTGGCTCCACTGATCGGCTTAGCCGACCGAATTGTTGATATCGTGTCAACTGGTCAAACCTTAAAGGAAAATGGATTAGTAGAGATGGAACGGATTGCAGACATCACGTCTCGTTTAATTGTAAATCCAGTGAGCTACCGAGTGAAAGATCAGGTCATCGATGAGCTTGTTGAGAAGCTTTCAAAGGTGATTGGATAG
- a CDS encoding ATP phosphoribosyltransferase regulatory subunit codes for MFEKPIGMRDTLPHLYTLKKQARNTVSSVIEGYGYEFLETPTLEYYETVGESSAILDQQLFKLMDQQGHTLVLRPDMTSPIARLAASKLYTGGYPLRLAYDTNVFRAQQREGGRPAEFEQVGVELIGDKSSSADAEVITLMIHSLLRSGLSEFTVAIGHIGFIDALFTDVLGNESRVSEIKRFLYEKNYVGYREHVKSLPLSSIDQDRLLSILQLRGQGDILQKASQLVQNDQAREAVEQLQQLWNALEAHGVTSYVKLDVNLVPHMSYYTGILFEGYSSKVGYPICSGGRYDQLLERFERPADATGFAIRLDYLLEALGGTGSEAKHECVIFSQERRTAAIECANKLRQQGKSVVLQDITGVRDIDAFTTKFNEVTYFIGTAGKEKQQ; via the coding sequence ATGTTCGAAAAACCAATCGGGATGAGAGATACATTACCTCATTTATATACATTAAAGAAACAAGCTCGCAACACGGTTAGTAGTGTCATAGAGGGATATGGCTATGAATTTTTAGAGACACCAACGTTAGAATATTATGAAACGGTGGGCGAATCTTCGGCTATTTTAGATCAGCAGCTGTTTAAGCTTATGGATCAACAGGGACATACACTTGTGTTAAGACCTGATATGACTTCACCGATTGCTAGACTTGCAGCATCAAAACTATATACAGGTGGCTATCCATTGCGTCTTGCGTATGACACGAATGTGTTTCGTGCACAACAACGTGAAGGAGGCAGACCGGCAGAATTTGAACAGGTTGGTGTAGAACTGATCGGAGATAAATCCTCTAGTGCTGATGCTGAGGTGATAACTCTTATGATACATTCGTTACTACGATCAGGCTTGTCTGAATTTACAGTGGCGATTGGGCATATTGGCTTCATTGATGCACTGTTCACCGATGTGCTTGGAAATGAGTCAAGAGTGAGTGAAATAAAGCGCTTCTTATATGAAAAGAATTACGTAGGTTATCGTGAGCATGTAAAGAGCTTACCTTTATCGAGTATTGATCAGGACCGACTGCTGTCGATTCTGCAATTGCGAGGTCAGGGTGACATTTTACAAAAGGCTAGTCAGCTCGTTCAAAATGATCAAGCACGTGAAGCAGTTGAACAACTTCAGCAGCTTTGGAATGCGTTAGAAGCTCATGGAGTTACCTCTTATGTAAAGTTGGATGTGAATTTAGTTCCGCATATGAGCTACTACACAGGAATTCTCTTTGAGGGATATTCTTCAAAGGTTGGTTATCCGATTTGTAGTGGAGGACGTTATGATCAGCTGTTAGAGCGTTTTGAACGTCCAGCTGATGCGACTGGCTTTGCGATTCGGTTAGATTATCTCCTTGAAGCTCTTGGGGGTACGGGAAGTGAAGCGAAACATGAGTGTGTGATCTTCAGTCAAGAGCGAAGAACAGCTGCCATTGAATGTGCGAACAAACTTCGTCAGCAAGGAAAGAGTGTTGTACTGCAAGATATTACAGGAGTACGTGATATTGATGCATTTACTACTAAATTTAATGAAGTCACTTATTTTATAGGAACTGCAGGAAAGGAGAAGCAGCAATGA
- a CDS encoding DapH/DapD/GlmU-related protein, whose amino-acid sequence MRRTTRYPVKEANSLWHIYKTVPFWKVVKNFIVIQLARYTPFLPVKNWMYRNLLKMKVGEHTAFALMVMLDIMFPEKISVGRNTVIGYNTTILAHEYLIKEYRLGDVVIGSGVMIGANTTILPGVIIGDDAIVSAGTLVHRDVPAGSFVGGNPMRVIYTNEERELREAQEATNE is encoded by the coding sequence GTGAGAAGAACAACACGTTACCCTGTAAAGGAAGCTAACTCACTATGGCATATCTATAAAACGGTTCCGTTCTGGAAGGTAGTCAAAAATTTTATCGTCATCCAGCTAGCACGTTACACACCGTTTTTGCCGGTTAAGAATTGGATGTATCGCAACCTGTTAAAAATGAAGGTTGGCGAACATACTGCTTTTGCTCTAATGGTTATGCTAGACATTATGTTTCCTGAAAAAATTAGTGTGGGACGAAATACCGTCATTGGATATAACACGACGATTCTGGCTCACGAATATTTGATCAAAGAATACCGTTTAGGTGATGTGGTCATTGGTAGTGGCGTTATGATCGGTGCTAACACAACCATTCTGCCAGGCGTCATCATTGGGGACGATGCAATTGTGTCTGCTGGGACACTTGTTCACCGTGATGTGCCAGCAGGGAGCTTTGTTGGAGGAAATCCGATGCGGGTTATTTATACAAATGAAGAAAGAGAATTACGAGAAGCACAAGAGGCTACAAACGAATAG
- the ppaX gene encoding pyrophosphatase PpaX, whose translation MKVNTLLFDLDGTLIDTNELIITSFLHTLNHYYPDQYKREDAIQFIGPPLYDTFVAIDESRVDEMITTYREHNLSHHDQLVTEFEGVYETIEALHKKGYKLGIVTTKLRHTVNMGLRLTKLDQFFDVVVTLDDVKNAKPDPEPVQLALAQLHAKPEEAIMIGDNHHDIVSGQNAGTKTAGVAWSLKGIEYLQSFKPDYMLENMRDLLTILEEN comes from the coding sequence ATGAAAGTTAATACGTTATTGTTTGATTTAGATGGAACATTAATTGATACAAATGAACTAATTATCACTTCCTTTTTACACACGCTAAATCATTATTATCCTGATCAATACAAGCGTGAGGATGCGATTCAGTTTATTGGTCCTCCGCTATACGATACGTTTGTGGCAATTGATGAAAGCCGTGTGGATGAGATGATTACCACATATCGTGAGCATAATCTTTCTCATCATGATCAGCTTGTAACAGAGTTTGAAGGCGTGTATGAAACGATCGAGGCGCTACATAAAAAAGGCTATAAACTAGGTATTGTCACAACAAAGCTTCGTCACACAGTTAATATGGGACTGAGGTTAACAAAGTTAGATCAATTTTTTGATGTGGTTGTTACATTAGATGATGTTAAAAATGCTAAGCCAGATCCAGAGCCTGTTCAATTGGCGTTAGCTCAGCTTCATGCTAAGCCTGAGGAGGCGATTATGATTGGAGATAACCACCATGACATCGTGTCTGGACAGAATGCAGGAACGAAGACAGCTGGTGTGGCATGGTCACTAAAGGGTATAGAGTATTTACAGTCGTTCAAGCCTGATTATATGCTTGAAAACATGCGTGACTTGTTAACGATCCTAGAGGAGAACTAA